From one Melioribacteraceae bacterium genomic stretch:
- a CDS encoding S41 family peptidase — protein sequence MKTIFTFLFLTFSLFASDTYFTTDPTLSPDGSQIAFCYDNDIWVVNSNGGQAFRLTGMDGRESEPAYSPDGEWIAFTGRQDGNPNVYLMPASGGEIVQLTFHDDNDYVDSWSWDSKYIYFSSSRYNYKSTYKISINGGTPERLFDHYFNWPHNLVEDPKENIVYFNTSWESYNFPMRKRYVGAFNSDIQSYNFDTGEYKKLTTFEGKDTWPTIDRNGNLYFASVQFNNEYNLYKYENNNIIRLTDFERTIKRPRVSADGSVIVFEKDYQIYKYNVTDGSSQLVDISLFRNNTLSLNKEFSTNSKISSFDVSSDNKKIAFVSRGVLFVSDIEGKFVKKLNTNSSERVVDVFWLSDNETILFTQTVRGWPNIFTIKANGNESAVQRTEGAASHQSITFNSDKSKALYLSGSQGLYMLDLKSFESEQLIEDEFWAVYPSTAYFSPDDKYVAYSSYRNFEQDIFIYDLDKKTTQHLTKTGVSETSPYWSPDGKYLYFTADRFNPTYPSGFKDSEIYRIALQNIDDDFKSDEFEKLFTKEEKDTSKPIVKIDYTNIENRWEEIVTFPQNQFGTHVIQENGATYVFYTSNHDNEGWNLWKTTIKPFEKTEHKKLDGAKGNGFNIVEADGKYYVMMGSDIYKLNLSGNKVEKILVDFKFTRNLQSDFTQMYYEAWAKLAENFYDEDYHGVNFSELRDYYAQFLPYVKTRINLRVIMDDLLGELNSSHLGFYSTGDEEKTFYDNKSANTGILFSNSNPFVVERIVNQSPASKGNKDIRKGDKLIAVNGVRIDESKNRESYFISPSLDEEIELTFERSGSEFSVKIKPLNSSDFEVLLYDEWMDGNQKRVDDKSKERIAYIHMKNMGQSELQRFKKEIADEWHYRDALILDLRYNRGGNVHDEVLQMLSQKSYLQWKYRDGKLTPQPNFAPSDKPIVLLINEQSLSDAEMTAEGFQTLKLGTIIGNETYRWIIFTTNLPLLDGTIFRLPSWGCYTLEGENIEKVGVAPDILVINTFKDRLEGNDPQLDNAIDEILKQLK from the coding sequence ATGAAAACAATATTCACTTTTCTATTTCTCACCTTTTCACTTTTTGCTTCCGATACTTATTTCACAACTGATCCAACACTTTCACCCGATGGTTCACAAATTGCATTTTGTTATGACAATGATATCTGGGTCGTCAATTCAAATGGCGGACAAGCATTCCGATTAACCGGTATGGATGGTCGTGAATCCGAACCGGCATATTCACCCGATGGGGAATGGATTGCTTTCACCGGAAGACAGGACGGGAATCCGAACGTTTACTTGATGCCCGCATCCGGCGGTGAAATTGTTCAACTCACTTTTCATGATGATAATGATTACGTTGATTCTTGGTCATGGGATTCAAAGTACATTTACTTTTCTTCTAGCCGATATAATTATAAATCGACCTATAAGATTTCCATAAATGGCGGAACGCCCGAAAGATTATTTGATCACTATTTTAATTGGCCTCATAATTTAGTTGAAGATCCCAAGGAAAATATAGTTTACTTTAATACATCCTGGGAAAGCTATAATTTCCCTATGAGGAAGCGTTACGTCGGTGCATTTAATTCTGATATACAATCCTATAATTTCGATACTGGTGAATATAAAAAGCTTACTACGTTTGAAGGAAAAGATACCTGGCCGACAATTGATAGAAACGGAAATCTTTATTTCGCATCCGTTCAATTCAATAATGAATATAATCTTTATAAGTATGAAAATAATAACATCATTAGACTAACTGATTTTGAAAGGACAATTAAAAGACCCCGAGTAAGTGCGGACGGCAGCGTTATTGTCTTCGAAAAAGATTATCAGATTTACAAATACAATGTAACCGACGGTTCATCTCAATTAGTTGATATCTCTTTATTTCGGAATAATACATTATCTCTTAACAAAGAATTCAGCACAAACAGTAAAATTTCTTCATTCGATGTTTCATCCGACAATAAAAAAATTGCATTCGTATCGAGAGGAGTTTTGTTTGTATCTGATATTGAAGGAAAATTTGTTAAAAAATTAAATACAAATTCTTCCGAAAGAGTCGTTGATGTTTTCTGGCTTTCGGACAATGAAACAATTCTATTTACACAAACCGTTAGAGGTTGGCCTAATATTTTTACAATTAAAGCCAATGGCAACGAAAGTGCGGTTCAAAGAACTGAAGGCGCGGCAAGTCATCAATCAATCACTTTTAACAGCGATAAAAGTAAAGCTCTTTATTTAAGCGGCTCTCAAGGATTATACATGCTTGATTTGAAAAGTTTTGAAAGCGAACAATTAATCGAAGATGAATTCTGGGCAGTCTATCCCTCGACAGCATACTTTTCACCCGATGATAAATATGTAGCATATTCGTCTTATAGAAACTTCGAACAAGATATTTTCATATATGATCTGGATAAAAAAACCACACAACATTTAACAAAAACCGGAGTTAGTGAAACAAGTCCTTATTGGTCTCCCGATGGAAAGTACCTTTATTTTACAGCCGATCGTTTTAATCCAACTTACCCTTCCGGATTTAAGGATTCAGAGATATATCGAATTGCACTCCAAAATATTGACGATGACTTTAAGTCCGATGAATTTGAAAAACTTTTTACGAAGGAAGAAAAAGACACAAGCAAACCGATTGTAAAAATTGATTACACCAATATTGAAAATCGTTGGGAAGAAATTGTAACATTTCCACAAAATCAATTTGGAACTCATGTTATTCAAGAAAACGGTGCAACTTATGTTTTTTATACATCCAACCATGATAATGAAGGATGGAATTTATGGAAAACAACTATTAAACCTTTTGAAAAAACAGAACATAAAAAACTCGATGGCGCAAAAGGAAACGGTTTTAATATAGTTGAAGCCGATGGGAAATACTATGTTATGATGGGAAGCGATATTTACAAACTAAACCTTTCGGGAAATAAGGTTGAGAAAATTTTGGTCGATTTTAAGTTCACCAGAAATCTTCAATCGGATTTTACGCAGATGTATTATGAAGCGTGGGCAAAGCTAGCGGAAAATTTTTATGACGAAGATTACCATGGCGTAAACTTTAGTGAACTTCGCGATTATTATGCACAATTTTTACCGTACGTAAAAACGAGGATAAACCTAAGAGTTATTATGGATGATCTTCTGGGTGAACTAAATTCCTCTCATCTTGGTTTTTACAGTACCGGCGATGAAGAAAAAACATTTTATGATAATAAATCCGCTAACACGGGAATATTATTTTCTAATAGCAATCCATTTGTAGTTGAAAGAATAGTTAATCAATCTCCCGCAAGCAAAGGAAATAAGGATATTCGCAAAGGTGACAAACTTATAGCCGTAAATGGTGTGCGTATCGATGAATCAAAAAACCGGGAAAGTTATTTTATCTCACCTTCTCTTGATGAAGAAATAGAACTAACCTTTGAAAGATCCGGTTCAGAATTTTCAGTGAAAATTAAGCCGCTGAATAGTTCCGACTTCGAAGTTCTACTGTACGATGAGTGGATGGATGGAAACCAAAAACGTGTTGACGATAAGAGTAAAGAAAGAATCGCTTACATTCACATGAAAAACATGGGACAAAGTGAATTGCAAAGATTCAAAAAAGAAATTGCCGATGAATGGCATTATAGAGATGCATTAATTTTGGATCTCCGTTACAACCGTGGTGGGAACGTACATGATGAAGTTTTACAAATGCTAAGTCAAAAATCTTATCTGCAATGGAAATATAGAGACGGTAAACTTACTCCGCAACCAAATTTTGCGCCGTCAGACAAGCCAATAGTTTTATTGATTAATGAACAATCTTTAAGTGATGCCGAAATGACTGCCGAAGGTTTTCAAACTTTGAAATTGGGAACAATAATCGGTAACGAAACTTATCGTTGGATTATTTTTACAACAAATCTCCCATTACTTGACGGAACAATTTTCCGACTTCCTTCGTGGGGTTGCTACACTCTTGAAGGAGAAAACATTGAGAAAGTTGGCGTTGCACCGGATATTCTCGTTATAAATACATTTAAAGACCGGCTTGAAGGAAATGATCCACAGCTCGATAACGCAATTGACGAAATCTTAAAACAATTGAAATAA
- a CDS encoding Xaa-Pro peptidase family protein produces MDKAMILEKQKQAVEILKEKNIDMWMTFVRESGNINDPMMDMIAGTNCTWQSAFIITKTGQTIAIVGSLEIANMKLVGTFQRVEGYLKHVKDKLLEVLNEIKPNKIAINYSRNSTLADGLTHGMYLELMEHLNGTPHKDKLISSEEIVAALRGRKSDKEIAIMKEAITETLKIFDQVTEYLKPGISEKEVAQFVHKIVEEKGFGLAWDKEYCPSVFTGPDTAGAHAGPTDKKIEPGHVINMDFGINYKGYCSDLQRTWYVLKPGEDKAPDPVQRGFDVIRDSITQSANAIKPGKQGCEIDDIARGYIVNSGYEEYPHALGHQLGRVAHDGGALLSPRWERYGNLPYLPLEENQVFTIEPRLTIDGYGIATIEEEVVITKDGCEFISPRQEHIYLVKS; encoded by the coding sequence ATGGATAAAGCAATGATTCTCGAAAAACAAAAACAAGCCGTAGAAATTTTAAAAGAAAAAAATATTGATATGTGGATGACTTTTGTTCGTGAAAGCGGAAACATTAACGATCCGATGATGGATATGATTGCCGGGACAAATTGTACGTGGCAGAGTGCGTTTATAATTACAAAAACCGGACAAACAATAGCAATTGTCGGTTCGCTTGAAATTGCTAATATGAAACTTGTCGGTACTTTCCAAAGAGTTGAAGGGTATCTTAAGCATGTAAAAGATAAACTCCTTGAAGTCTTGAACGAAATTAAACCAAATAAAATCGCTATCAATTATTCACGTAATTCAACTTTGGCGGACGGATTAACTCACGGAATGTATCTGGAACTTATGGAACATCTTAACGGAACACCTCATAAAGATAAATTGATTTCATCGGAAGAAATTGTCGCTGCTTTAAGAGGAAGAAAATCCGATAAAGAAATTGCAATCATGAAAGAAGCAATTACCGAAACCTTAAAAATATTTGATCAAGTTACGGAATACTTAAAACCCGGAATAAGTGAAAAAGAAGTCGCTCAGTTTGTTCATAAAATTGTTGAAGAAAAAGGATTCGGTTTGGCATGGGATAAAGAATATTGTCCGTCTGTTTTTACCGGTCCCGATACCGCAGGTGCGCATGCCGGTCCAACCGATAAAAAAATTGAGCCGGGACATGTTATTAATATGGACTTCGGTATAAATTACAAAGGTTACTGCTCCGATTTACAAAGAACATGGTATGTTCTAAAACCCGGCGAAGATAAAGCTCCCGATCCTGTTCAAAGAGGATTTGATGTAATTCGTGATTCAATAACTCAGTCAGCAAATGCAATTAAACCGGGAAAACAAGGATGCGAAATTGATGACATTGCAAGAGGTTATATTGTAAACAGCGGTTACGAAGAATATCCTCATGCACTCGGTCATCAGTTAGGAAGAGTTGCTCATGACGGCGGTGCATTGCTTTCTCCAAGATGGGAGCGATATGGTAATTTACCATATCTACCACTTGAAGAAAACCAAGTTTTTACAATTGAACCGCGACTAACAATCGACGGTTACGGAATTGCAACCATTGAAGAAGAAGTTGTAATTACAAAAGATGGTTGTGAGTTTATTTCACC
- the amrB gene encoding AmmeMemoRadiSam system protein B — MQLIREPAVAGMFYPASEKKLKEQLEYLFDLTSLQKKYNNVYGLVAPHAGYIYSGKTAAFGYHSVSRKIYERAIIISPSHREYFPGISVFDGDAYKTPLGNMPIDIELRKRFEMNSKFIFSSTKGHIAEHAVEVHLPFIQYLYGNIPIVPIVIGDQSKIYLDELAKKLSEVSDEHTLIIASSDLSHFYSRVEANQLDSIISDRISSFEFKELQTDLEKRNCEACGGGCIVSLMSAAQKLGKTNSQIIHRSDSSETSGDTSEVVGYLSAVIY, encoded by the coding sequence ATGCAATTGATTAGAGAACCGGCTGTTGCCGGAATGTTTTATCCCGCAAGTGAAAAGAAATTAAAAGAACAATTAGAATATTTGTTTGATTTAACATCTTTGCAAAAAAAGTATAATAATGTTTACGGATTAGTTGCACCCCATGCCGGATATATATATTCAGGCAAAACAGCAGCTTTCGGATATCATTCTGTTTCCCGAAAAATTTACGAACGCGCGATTATTATTTCACCAAGTCATAGAGAATACTTTCCCGGTATTTCGGTTTTCGATGGAGATGCATATAAAACACCTTTGGGAAATATGCCAATAGATATAGAGCTAAGAAAAAGGTTTGAGATGAATAGTAAGTTTATCTTCTCAAGTACGAAAGGACACATAGCCGAACACGCCGTTGAAGTCCATCTACCATTTATTCAATATCTTTACGGTAATATTCCAATTGTACCGATTGTTATCGGCGATCAATCTAAAATATATCTAGATGAACTAGCGAAGAAGTTATCGGAAGTTAGTGATGAACACACTCTTATAATTGCAAGCAGCGATCTTTCACATTTCTATTCAAGAGTAGAAGCTAATCAGCTTGATTCTATTATTTCCGATAGAATTTCCTCTTTTGAATTTAAAGAGCTTCAAACAGATTTGGAAAAAAGGAATTGCGAAGCTTGCGGCGGTGGATGTATTGTTTCATTAATGAGTGCGGCTCAAAAACTTGGGAAAACAAACTCACAAATAATACATAGAAGTGATTCGAGTGAGACTAGCGGAGATACATCTGAAGTCGTTGGATATTTATCGGCCGTAATTTATTAG
- a CDS encoding hemolysin family protein: protein MTLLILYLAIAIFFSFLCSMLEAIILSSNSTFIEIKLEEGKKYAAKLKRLKENIDQPLAAILTLNTFAHTIGAAGVGAQAQLIWGDEYLSVVSVVLTLLILFFSEIIPKTIGATYWQELIPFATYAIRWMILILYPFVFISQQLARITGKGSEETFFSRNDFSIMAKISSKKGVLNKDESKMLIHLIDFNKILVKKILTPRTVVQSVSEDITVEQFHKMFETKIFSRIPIYKAHRENITGYILKDEVLLEMIERNYSKKLVELKREITIVFENYPVSKLFKDMIDNKEQIALVIDEHGGMEGIVTMEDIIETLLGLEIVDETDTYKDMRFLANRIWNEKRLQQGD, encoded by the coding sequence ATGACACTGTTAATTCTATATCTGGCTATTGCTATATTCTTTTCATTCCTTTGTTCGATGCTGGAAGCAATAATTCTTAGCTCCAATTCGACGTTTATTGAAATAAAATTGGAAGAAGGAAAAAAATACGCAGCCAAGCTCAAGCGTTTAAAAGAAAATATCGATCAACCGCTTGCTGCAATCTTAACTCTTAATACATTTGCTCACACAATTGGTGCTGCCGGCGTTGGTGCACAAGCACAACTAATTTGGGGAGATGAATATCTTTCCGTAGTATCGGTTGTCCTAACATTATTAATTCTCTTCTTTTCGGAAATCATACCTAAAACAATTGGGGCAACATACTGGCAGGAGTTGATTCCTTTTGCAACCTATGCAATTAGATGGATGATTTTAATTCTATACCCATTCGTGTTTATTAGTCAACAACTAGCCAGAATTACAGGAAAGGGGAGTGAAGAGACATTCTTTTCACGCAATGATTTTTCAATAATGGCAAAAATCAGTTCCAAGAAAGGAGTTTTAAATAAAGACGAATCTAAAATGCTTATTCATTTGATCGATTTTAATAAGATACTTGTCAAAAAAATATTAACCCCCAGAACAGTAGTGCAATCAGTAAGTGAAGATATTACCGTGGAACAATTTCATAAAATGTTTGAAACCAAGATATTCTCAAGGATTCCTATTTACAAAGCTCATCGCGAAAATATTACCGGGTATATTTTAAAAGATGAAGTTCTTTTAGAGATGATAGAAAGAAACTACAGTAAAAAACTTGTTGAGTTAAAAAGAGAAATTACAATTGTATTTGAAAACTATCCCGTCTCCAAACTTTTTAAAGATATGATTGATAACAAAGAACAAATTGCACTTGTTATTGATGAACATGGAGGGATGGAAGGAATTGTTACAATGGAAGATATTATAGAAACACTTTTAGGACTTGAGATTGTTGACGAAACCGATACTTATAAAGACATGAGATTTTTGGCAAATAGAATTTGGAATGAAAAACGACTTCAACAAGGAGACTAA